In Deinococcus maricopensis DSM 21211, the sequence ATGCGCTCACCTCCGCAACGGCGCGCTCCAGGGTGTCGGCACCGGGCATGGCGGCTTCCTTGAGGGCGAGGAGGCGGTGCATGACGTCGTTCGCGCCGCGCCCGAAGTGGTCGTGGAGGGTGCGGTACTCGGCGTACAGGCGGTCGTAGACGCGTTGGTGCTCGGGGATCGGCGTGTACGCGCGGGTCTGGACTTTCCCCATGGCGCGGGCGGCCGCGAAGATGTCGGGGTGCGCGCCGCCCGCCACGGCGGCGTGCATGGCGCTGCCGAGCGCGGGGCCCTGCTCGACGTCGAGCAGGCTGAGTGGCCGGCCGGTGACGTCGGCGTAGATCTGCATGAGCAGGCGGTTGCGTTTCAGGCCGCCGGCGATGACGAGTTCGTGCACGGGCACGCCGCTGGCCTCGAAGGTTTCGATGATGAGGCGCGTGCCGTACGCGGTCGCTTCGATGAGGGCGCGGTAGATGTCGGGCGCGCGGGTGTGGAGGGTGAGGCCGAGGATCAGGCCGCTGAGGTGCGCGTCCACGAGGACGCTGCGGTTGCCGTTGAGCCAGTCGAGGGCGATCAGGCCGTGCGCGCCGGGGTGCTGGGTGGCCGCTTCGCGTTCGAGCAGGGCGTGGAGGCTGAGGCCTTCGCGGCGCGCCTGCTCGTGGTATTCGGGAGGCACGCCGTGCTTCACGAACCACGCGAAGAGGTCGCCGACGCCGCTCTGGCCGGCTTCGTAGCCGTACAGGCCGGGGATGATGCCGTCCGGGACGACGCCGCACATGCCGGGGACGTCGCGGAGGTGCTCGCCGAGGAGCATGTGGCAGGTGCTGGTGCCCATGATGGCGACCATGCGGCCGGGTTCGGTGACGCCGGCGGCGGGCACGGCGACGTGCGCGTCGACGTTGGCGACGGCGACGGGCGTGCCGGGGTTCAGGCCGGTCCAGGTGGCGGCCTGCGCGGTGAGCGTGCCGGCCTGGGCGCCGAGGGGCGCGAGGGTGATGCTCATGCGGGTCTGGACGATGTCCGCGAAGTCGGGGTGCAGGGCCGCGAAGAAGTCAGTGGTGGGGAACTGGCCGTCCTGGTGGATGGCTTTGTACCCGGCGGTGCAGGCGTTGCGGGTTTCCACGCCGGTGAGCTGCCACACGACCCAGTCGGCCGCTTCGAGGAGGCGGTCGCTGGCGGCGTACGTGCTGGGGTCTTCTTCGAGGATCTGGAGGGCCTTGGCGAAGAACCATTCGCTGGACTGCTTGCCGCCGTAGCGGGCGAGCCAGGGTTCGCCGCGCGTTTCGGCGAGGGCGTTGATGCGGTCGGCCTGGGGTTGCGCGGCGTGGTGCTTCCAGAGTTTTACCCAGGCGTGCGGGCGGCGCGCATACTCGGGCAAGAAGCACAGGGGCGTGCCGTCGGCGCGGGTGGGGAGCATGGTGCAGGCGGTGAAGTCGATGCCGAGGCCGATCACCTGGTCGGGGTGGACGCCGCTGGCGTTGAGGGCGGCGGGGACGGCCTGTTGGAGGACGTCGAGGTAGTCCTGGGGGTGTTGGAGGGCCCAGGCGTGGCCGAGGCGTTCGCCGGTGGGGAGGTGGTGGTCCATGACGGCGTGGGCGTAGGGGGTGACGGCTTCGCCGACGATGGTGCCGTCGTGGGTGCGGACGATGACGGCGCGGCCGGATTCGCTGCCGAAGTCGACGCCGACGGCGTAGCGGTCAGTCATGTGGGGCTCCTGTGGGTGAGTGGGGGCGCGACAGTGGAGTAATACCAGATTATCTGTGAACGCTCACATCGTAGGAT encodes:
- a CDS encoding ribulokinase encodes the protein MTDRYAVGVDFGSESGRAVIVRTHDGTIVGEAVTPYAHAVMDHHLPTGERLGHAWALQHPQDYLDVLQQAVPAALNASGVHPDQVIGLGIDFTACTMLPTRADGTPLCFLPEYARRPHAWVKLWKHHAAQPQADRINALAETRGEPWLARYGGKQSSEWFFAKALQILEEDPSTYAASDRLLEAADWVVWQLTGVETRNACTAGYKAIHQDGQFPTTDFFAALHPDFADIVQTRMSITLAPLGAQAGTLTAQAATWTGLNPGTPVAVANVDAHVAVPAAGVTEPGRMVAIMGTSTCHMLLGEHLRDVPGMCGVVPDGIIPGLYGYEAGQSGVGDLFAWFVKHGVPPEYHEQARREGLSLHALLEREAATQHPGAHGLIALDWLNGNRSVLVDAHLSGLILGLTLHTRAPDIYRALIEATAYGTRLIIETFEASGVPVHELVIAGGLKRNRLLMQIYADVTGRPLSLLDVEQGPALGSAMHAAVAGGAHPDIFAAARAMGKVQTRAYTPIPEHQRVYDRLYAEYRTLHDHFGRGANDVMHRLLALKEAAMPGADTLERAVAEVSA